A stretch of the Glutamicibacter sp. JL.03c genome encodes the following:
- a CDS encoding Ig-like domain-containing protein, which yields MARTASSGWTGMLKSTGFKATAIPVAAALAVTGAIIYPGFETADVELNDGGVWVVNQSEGKIGHVNYQSRTIDGGVATPLASYDLVQHEENVMVRNLEQASLTTIDPSMVQFAGDNNLPANSSFSFGSSVVAVTDAEHGTVQASALEHIGDFKGEGAEPLIDSEGDVGAVVGTDDTIWAADYAAGTLSSFTLDNDGTAVAGEKLEISELASMKKPQLSAVGKTAVVFDEASGELVTSKGGKATVDNAANARIQAPGPDSGNVAIALDQSLATVSLSGKDTNYEQVDTAGTPIAPVRVGSCTYAAWQTSGEYLRYCDDPSGNQSTLIPEMTEGAELAFRVNRDVVVLNDVHSGQVWLANEGMEIVSNWSDLEPPAGEGEAKEEETKEITDAIELPNRTEENKKPIAEDDQYSIRPGRTTLLPVLYNDVDPDGDLLTAAVEGASPSLGSIQPVHDGTGFQIVVPEDAKGSASFNYTTKDGRGGQDTATVKLNVVGEDSNKAPEQQRTTVLRVQQGESVSQNLLTDWTDAEGDDLRLLGGTSDGDDVIRVQPDGTMTFQDDGKKLGQKEVAIQVSDGREGTKGRVLVEVMAESTIKPVTATDHVVTNIGESASFSPLENDTDPTGDGLRLAGVDDVAGLELASNAQTGTVTVKAERAGTYYVEYMATNGPASAPGLARIDVKKPEEQAADPIAVRDVALLPAGQDVLVNVLGNDSDPAGGVLVATGVQSATDKPFSTSIERNTFVRITDVRGLSDPTTISYTVSNGSREATGSIRVIPIPAPPRMDPPQANPDTVTVRENDVATVKVLENDVHPNGAELTLRPKLEETDGLGEGSIISVADETIRFRAGDFGGKAKQVSAVYTVAGPDGQETSATVTFNIQPAAAASDLEKNSPPNPEPVTGRVFAGSSTNVQVPIEDIDPDGDSVSLVQFGDAPRLGTAKIRDGSIDYTANPDASGTDEFSYVVEDRLGARATGTIKIGVAPLAETNNSPVAVNDFLTVRPNRPVAVDVMDNDTDPDGDPIALMSEVSTESGADVSVADGRVILTSPREDGSISVRYMISDGRGGTAAGTLSIKSDPQAQLLAPIARDDRVSLEQVISNDEITVDILRNDEDPDGSADELEVSLPDNPDSARVTDEGLAVTAGENPQVIAYSLEDADGLTSTAFVHVPGTAGARPILRSGLNLQVQAGKNLPLKLEDLVLVREGRSPRLTTEESVTSMPENDGALVSSATELNFRAPVDFDGSATVSFEVTDGSGPDDEKGLTSKLTVPINVTPAPGQNNSDEEQDQREDGKSKEEEEEEEEEKQPDEENFAPTLQSNSLSVGQGEEPALLDLRMAANDANEEDVPKLKFALGGVDIQGVEAQLVEGHTLKVSADASTPKGTSGTVSVTVSDGVNPPVAANMRVTVTGSNRELPVAVADNVADAAQGKTEVVDVLANDHNPYADQGPLRLINARALQDTGKVEIKGDKVAITPKDDFVGTMRVEYTIGDVTEDVARNVIGTVTLNVKGAPEAPGLPRVQSTGDEKVVLQWDPPANNGSAITHYTVTGGGHTQQCATTTCTITGLTNDKVYNFTVTATNAVGESPASAQSADARPDVEPEQPAAPTGTSGDTQAAFKWTAPVSRGSAIQSYTLEISPAPGNGITQVTGITGTSYTWKGLKNGTDYQVRVRAVNKAAKPSAFSAYSAAVTPAGKPFKPAAPTAARKESAVDGGVVNVAWTAPGNNGAPITGYTLRVFKSGTLVKTVGSISADQRSQSVTGLSTSGSYTFTIAASNRVGASAQSSPSAAVTPYGRPKTISSVAAKATGAYRMVQLNFQAPGSNGSKITGYQYSTDGGAWKSFGGPGAVIDTGSNGNAHTWRVRALNAAGAASPSPASNQESAYGPLRDNANISASHGDDWITFNWNTNAGEDNGRTVSQTVKIGGNNTKNDGTQKVTGLGYSTDRTIKVIASDNAGQSRSWSKTEKTNPKPARSITLSKGPLYNGYSNSDCQPDCYKYHVELYNFAPGTHTYLAQCYHSGGMFSDNYVSFTVNGNGRASKDLPCVIEPGYATPYFARIDGTESNRTSF from the coding sequence ATGGCCAGAACTGCCTCATCCGGTTGGACCGGCATGTTGAAAAGCACCGGTTTCAAAGCAACTGCCATACCGGTGGCTGCCGCCCTCGCCGTCACCGGGGCCATTATCTACCCCGGATTCGAAACCGCTGACGTTGAACTCAACGATGGCGGCGTCTGGGTGGTCAACCAGTCCGAAGGCAAGATCGGCCACGTCAATTACCAGTCGCGCACGATCGATGGTGGCGTAGCTACGCCGCTGGCCAGCTACGATCTGGTGCAGCACGAAGAAAACGTGATGGTCCGCAATCTGGAGCAGGCCTCACTGACCACCATCGACCCCTCCATGGTGCAATTCGCCGGCGACAACAACCTGCCAGCGAACTCCTCCTTCTCCTTCGGGTCATCCGTTGTCGCCGTTACCGATGCAGAACATGGCACCGTTCAAGCCAGCGCCCTCGAGCATATCGGCGACTTCAAAGGCGAAGGCGCTGAACCCCTGATCGACTCCGAAGGCGACGTCGGAGCCGTGGTGGGTACCGACGACACCATTTGGGCGGCAGATTATGCCGCCGGCACCCTTTCCAGCTTCACCTTGGACAACGACGGCACGGCCGTCGCCGGCGAGAAATTGGAAATCTCAGAGCTGGCGTCCATGAAGAAGCCGCAGCTTTCCGCAGTGGGAAAAACCGCCGTGGTCTTCGACGAAGCCAGCGGCGAGCTGGTCACGTCCAAGGGCGGCAAGGCCACCGTGGACAACGCGGCCAACGCCCGGATCCAGGCCCCAGGACCGGACTCCGGAAATGTCGCCATCGCCCTGGACCAATCGCTGGCCACGGTGTCGCTTTCGGGCAAGGACACCAACTACGAACAGGTCGACACCGCGGGCACACCCATCGCCCCGGTGCGAGTTGGTTCGTGCACCTACGCCGCCTGGCAGACCAGCGGCGAGTACCTGCGATACTGCGATGACCCATCCGGCAACCAAAGCACCCTCATCCCGGAAATGACCGAGGGCGCTGAACTGGCCTTCCGCGTCAACCGTGACGTCGTGGTCCTCAACGACGTGCACTCCGGCCAGGTCTGGCTGGCCAACGAAGGCATGGAAATCGTCAGCAACTGGAGCGATCTGGAGCCTCCGGCCGGTGAAGGCGAAGCCAAGGAGGAAGAAACCAAGGAGATCACCGACGCCATCGAGCTGCCTAACCGCACCGAGGAGAACAAGAAGCCCATCGCGGAAGACGACCAGTACTCCATCCGCCCCGGACGCACCACTTTGCTGCCGGTGCTCTACAACGACGTGGACCCGGACGGCGACCTGCTCACAGCAGCCGTGGAAGGAGCTTCGCCGTCGCTGGGCTCCATCCAGCCGGTCCATGACGGCACCGGCTTCCAGATCGTGGTCCCCGAGGACGCCAAGGGATCGGCCAGCTTCAACTACACCACCAAGGACGGCCGCGGCGGACAGGACACCGCCACCGTCAAGCTCAATGTGGTTGGCGAAGACAGCAACAAGGCCCCCGAACAGCAGCGCACCACCGTCCTGCGCGTGCAGCAGGGCGAATCGGTCAGCCAGAACCTGCTCACCGACTGGACCGACGCGGAAGGCGATGACCTGCGCCTGCTCGGCGGAACCTCCGACGGCGACGACGTGATCCGCGTCCAGCCCGATGGCACCATGACCTTCCAGGACGACGGGAAGAAGCTGGGGCAGAAGGAAGTCGCCATCCAGGTCTCCGACGGCAGGGAGGGGACCAAAGGCCGCGTGCTGGTGGAGGTCATGGCCGAATCGACCATCAAGCCGGTCACCGCCACCGACCACGTGGTCACGAACATCGGCGAATCGGCCAGCTTCAGCCCGCTGGAGAACGACACCGACCCGACCGGCGACGGACTGCGCCTGGCCGGCGTGGATGATGTGGCCGGACTGGAATTGGCCAGCAACGCCCAAACCGGAACCGTTACCGTCAAGGCCGAACGCGCCGGAACCTACTACGTGGAATATATGGCCACCAACGGCCCGGCCAGCGCTCCGGGCCTGGCCCGGATCGATGTGAAGAAGCCTGAAGAGCAGGCCGCCGACCCGATCGCCGTGCGCGATGTGGCCCTGCTCCCGGCAGGCCAGGACGTGCTGGTGAACGTGCTGGGCAACGACTCCGACCCGGCCGGCGGGGTGCTGGTGGCCACCGGCGTGCAAAGCGCCACCGACAAGCCATTCTCCACGAGCATCGAGCGCAACACCTTCGTGCGCATCACCGACGTGCGCGGCCTGAGTGACCCGACCACCATCAGCTATACCGTCTCCAACGGCAGCCGCGAAGCCACCGGATCCATCCGCGTCATCCCGATCCCCGCCCCGCCGCGCATGGACCCGCCACAGGCCAACCCGGATACCGTCACCGTGCGCGAGAACGACGTGGCCACGGTCAAGGTCCTGGAAAACGACGTCCACCCCAACGGCGCGGAACTCACCCTGCGCCCGAAGCTGGAGGAAACCGACGGCCTGGGCGAAGGCTCCATCATCTCGGTGGCCGATGAGACCATCCGCTTCCGCGCCGGCGACTTCGGCGGCAAGGCCAAGCAGGTCTCCGCCGTGTACACCGTGGCCGGCCCCGACGGCCAGGAAACCAGCGCCACCGTCACCTTTAATATCCAGCCCGCCGCTGCGGCCAGCGACCTGGAAAAGAACAGCCCGCCGAATCCGGAACCGGTCACCGGCCGGGTCTTCGCCGGCTCCAGCACCAACGTGCAGGTGCCCATCGAGGATATCGACCCCGATGGAGACTCCGTCTCGCTCGTGCAATTCGGTGATGCGCCGCGCCTGGGCACCGCGAAGATCCGCGACGGCTCCATCGACTACACCGCGAACCCCGATGCTTCGGGGACCGATGAATTCAGCTATGTCGTCGAGGACCGCCTCGGCGCCCGCGCCACCGGAACCATCAAGATCGGCGTCGCGCCGCTGGCCGAAACCAACAACTCCCCGGTGGCGGTCAACGACTTCCTCACCGTGCGTCCCAACCGCCCGGTCGCCGTGGACGTGATGGACAATGACACCGACCCGGATGGGGACCCCATCGCCCTGATGAGTGAAGTCTCCACCGAATCCGGGGCCGACGTGAGCGTCGCCGACGGCCGGGTGATCCTGACCTCGCCGCGAGAGGACGGCAGCATTTCGGTGCGGTACATGATTTCCGATGGACGCGGCGGCACCGCAGCGGGAACCCTGAGCATCAAATCCGATCCCCAGGCCCAGCTGCTGGCTCCGATCGCGCGCGATGACCGGGTGTCCCTGGAACAGGTCATCAGCAACGACGAAATCACCGTTGACATCCTGCGCAATGACGAGGACCCCGATGGCAGTGCCGATGAGCTGGAAGTGTCCCTGCCCGATAACCCCGACAGCGCCCGCGTGACCGATGAGGGGCTGGCGGTCACCGCCGGTGAAAACCCGCAGGTCATCGCCTACTCCCTGGAAGACGCAGATGGCTTGACCTCGACCGCATTCGTCCACGTGCCCGGTACCGCTGGCGCCCGCCCGATCCTGCGCAGCGGCCTGAACCTGCAGGTCCAGGCCGGCAAGAACCTGCCGCTGAAGCTCGAGGACCTGGTGCTGGTCCGCGAAGGACGCAGCCCGCGACTGACCACCGAGGAATCGGTGACCTCCATGCCGGAGAACGATGGCGCGCTGGTCTCCTCCGCCACGGAGCTCAACTTCCGCGCACCGGTGGACTTCGACGGCTCAGCCACCGTGAGCTTCGAAGTGACCGACGGCTCGGGACCGGATGACGAGAAGGGCTTGACATCCAAGCTCACCGTGCCGATCAACGTCACCCCGGCTCCGGGGCAGAACAACAGCGACGAGGAACAGGACCAGCGCGAAGACGGCAAGAGCAAGGAAGAAGAGGAAGAAGAGGAAGAGGAAAAGCAGCCGGACGAAGAGAATTTCGCCCCGACCCTGCAGTCCAACTCCCTCTCGGTTGGCCAGGGCGAGGAACCAGCCTTGCTGGATCTGCGCATGGCCGCGAACGACGCCAATGAGGAGGATGTGCCCAAGCTCAAATTCGCCCTCGGGGGCGTGGACATCCAGGGTGTCGAAGCCCAGCTGGTGGAGGGCCACACGCTGAAGGTCAGCGCCGACGCCTCCACGCCCAAGGGCACCAGCGGCACCGTCTCGGTCACCGTCAGCGACGGGGTGAACCCGCCGGTGGCCGCGAATATGAGGGTGACCGTCACTGGCTCCAACCGCGAATTGCCGGTGGCAGTGGCCGATAATGTCGCCGATGCGGCACAGGGCAAAACCGAAGTGGTTGACGTCCTGGCCAATGACCACAACCCGTACGCGGACCAGGGCCCATTGCGCCTGATCAATGCCCGGGCGCTGCAGGACACCGGAAAGGTCGAGATCAAGGGGGACAAGGTAGCGATCACCCCGAAGGACGACTTCGTGGGCACGATGCGCGTGGAATACACCATTGGCGATGTCACCGAGGATGTGGCCCGCAATGTCATCGGGACCGTGACCCTGAACGTCAAGGGCGCTCCGGAAGCACCGGGCCTGCCGCGCGTGCAATCCACCGGCGATGAAAAAGTCGTGCTGCAGTGGGATCCGCCCGCCAATAACGGCTCGGCCATCACGCACTACACCGTCACCGGCGGCGGGCACACCCAGCAGTGCGCCACCACCACCTGCACCATCACCGGCTTGACCAACGACAAGGTGTACAACTTCACCGTGACCGCCACCAACGCGGTCGGCGAATCCCCGGCCTCCGCCCAGTCCGCCGATGCGCGCCCGGATGTCGAGCCGGAGCAGCCTGCTGCCCCGACCGGCACCAGCGGTGATACGCAGGCCGCCTTCAAGTGGACCGCGCCGGTCAGCCGCGGGTCGGCGATCCAGAGCTACACGCTGGAAATCTCCCCGGCCCCTGGCAACGGGATCACCCAGGTTACCGGGATCACCGGCACCTCCTACACCTGGAAGGGCCTGAAAAACGGCACCGACTACCAAGTCCGGGTGCGCGCGGTGAACAAGGCCGCAAAGCCCTCGGCCTTCAGCGCCTACTCTGCGGCCGTCACCCCGGCCGGAAAGCCGTTCAAGCCCGCGGCGCCGACCGCGGCCCGCAAGGAATCCGCGGTGGACGGCGGCGTGGTCAACGTGGCGTGGACGGCACCGGGAAACAACGGTGCACCGATCACCGGGTACACCCTGCGCGTGTTCAAGTCGGGCACCCTGGTCAAGACCGTGGGATCCATCTCGGCCGACCAGCGCAGCCAGAGCGTCACCGGGTTGAGCACCTCCGGCTCCTACACCTTCACCATTGCCGCGAGCAACCGGGTCGGTGCCTCGGCGCAGAGTTCGCCTTCGGCTGCGGTCACCCCCTACGGGCGGCCCAAGACCATCTCGTCGGTGGCCGCCAAGGCCACCGGGGCCTACCGGATGGTGCAGCTGAACTTCCAGGCTCCGGGATCCAACGGGTCGAAGATCACCGGATACCAGTACTCCACCGACGGCGGGGCCTGGAAGTCCTTTGGCGGTCCCGGCGCGGTGATTGACACCGGATCGAACGGCAACGCCCACACCTGGCGGGTCCGGGCGCTCAACGCTGCCGGCGCGGCGTCGCCGAGCCCGGCCAGCAACCAGGAAAGCGCCTACGGCCCGTTGCGCGACAACGCCAACATCTCCGCCTCGCACGGAGATGACTGGATCACCTTCAACTGGAACACCAACGCAGGCGAGGATAATGGCCGCACGGTCAGCCAGACCGTGAAGATCGGCGGAAACAATACCAAGAATGACGGCACGCAAAAGGTGACCGGCCTTGGCTACTCCACCGATCGCACCATCAAGGTCATCGCCAGCGATAACGCGGGACAGTCGCGCTCCTGGTCCAAGACCGAGAAGACCAATCCGAAGCCTGCGCGTTCGATTACCCTGTCCAAGGGACCGCTGTACAACGGCTACTCGAACTCGGATTGCCAGCCGGACTGCTACAAGTACCACGTGGAGCTGTACAACTTCGCGCCCGGGACGCATACCTACCTGGCCCAGTGCTACCACTCCGGCGGCATGTTCTCGGACAACTATGTGAGCTTCACGGTCAACGGCAACGGACGGGCATCGAAAGACCTGCCCTGCGTGATCGAGCCGGGCTATGCCACCCCGTACTTCGCCAGAATCGATGGCACCGAATCCAACAGGACCAGTTTCTAA
- a CDS encoding AAA family ATPase has product MPTTMSTEQASWFADTFSTLVSNVGQSVLGKDQTIKLVLTAMLSEGHVLLEDAPGTGKTMLARSLAATVKGSNSRIQFTPDLLPSDVTGITIYDQRTGQFEFHHGPIFANLVLADEINRASPKTQSALLEVMEEGRVTVDGVTYPQARPFMVIATQNPIEQAGTYRLPEAQLDRFLIKTSIGYPDRAATVALLSGSAQRDRSASLRPVITTEAVVDMAQLATTVHVDAAVLDYVAALCEQTRDVPETRLGVSVRGALAMVRAAKVWAASQGRNYVLPDDIKELAPHIFTHRLVLDPEAEFTGTTAAQVITSVLNKVPAPTRRGSDETGTGNQESGSGQEAH; this is encoded by the coding sequence ATGCCAACGACCATGAGCACCGAGCAGGCCAGCTGGTTCGCCGACACCTTTTCCACCCTGGTCTCCAACGTGGGGCAGTCCGTGCTGGGCAAGGACCAGACCATCAAGCTGGTGCTGACCGCCATGCTTTCCGAAGGCCACGTCCTGCTCGAAGATGCCCCGGGCACCGGCAAGACCATGCTGGCGCGCTCGCTCGCCGCCACCGTGAAGGGCAGCAACTCCCGCATCCAGTTCACCCCGGACCTGCTGCCCTCGGACGTCACCGGCATCACCATCTACGACCAGCGCACCGGACAATTCGAATTCCACCACGGCCCGATCTTCGCCAACCTGGTGCTGGCCGATGAAATCAACCGCGCCTCGCCCAAGACCCAGTCCGCGCTGCTGGAAGTCATGGAAGAAGGCCGGGTCACCGTGGACGGCGTCACCTACCCGCAGGCCCGGCCGTTCATGGTGATCGCCACCCAGAACCCGATCGAGCAGGCCGGCACCTACCGGTTGCCCGAAGCCCAGCTGGACCGCTTCCTGATCAAGACCTCCATCGGCTACCCGGACCGCGCAGCGACGGTGGCGCTGCTCTCGGGCAGCGCCCAGCGCGACCGCTCGGCCTCGCTGCGCCCGGTGATCACCACCGAAGCCGTGGTGGATATGGCCCAGCTGGCCACCACCGTGCACGTGGACGCCGCGGTGCTCGACTACGTGGCTGCCCTGTGCGAGCAGACCCGCGACGTGCCCGAAACCCGCTTGGGTGTGTCGGTGCGTGGCGCGCTGGCCATGGTCCGCGCGGCCAAGGTCTGGGCCGCCAGCCAGGGGCGCAACTACGTCTTGCCTGATGACATCAAGGAATTGGCCCCGCATATCTTCACCCACCGCCTGGTCCTGGATCCGGAAGCCGAATTCACCGGCACCACCGCAGCCCAGGTCATCACCTCGGTGCTCAACAAGGTCCCGGCTCCGACCCGCCGCGGCAGCGACGAGACGGGGACCGGCAACCAGGAATCCGGCAGCGGCCAGGAAGCGCATTAA
- a CDS encoding DUF58 domain-containing protein, with translation MNRKARRSSGRRALNRRAGQSLSMASEALSVLREYLRPATGKVRSFSERFFAPLASVISPLGFALAGTTILLWILGAVFGWQEAILGAFMATVLLLAAVGFILGRNDFSVQLDLHRTRVAVGDRAVGALQITNKASRGSAAVMMELPVGHGATAFRIPRLATGEQHEELFTIPTQRRQVLDVGPVRSVRQDPFAILRRQVKWTDTYELFIHPKTTALDGSSAGFIRDLEGMPTSDLSNSDVSFHALRDYQPGDDRRHIHWKSTARTGALMVRQFEETRRSHLALSLSTNLEEYSEAHAEEDFELAVSVAASIGQQAVAEQRKLAILTQAGPVRTDSGRMMMDGLTRIESAPVLRDYLVDVVRHTADTVPGASVVFFLTGTGTSAKALREAWMHVPVGVRAIAIRCEAGIEPTRSNIGELTVLSLGKLEELGLMLRKAVA, from the coding sequence ATGAACCGAAAAGCTAGGCGTTCATCAGGGCGCAGGGCGCTGAACCGCAGGGCCGGCCAATCGCTGAGCATGGCCAGCGAGGCGTTGTCGGTGCTGCGCGAATACCTGCGCCCGGCAACCGGCAAGGTGCGCAGCTTCAGCGAGCGCTTCTTCGCTCCGCTGGCCTCGGTGATTTCCCCGCTCGGCTTCGCCCTGGCCGGCACCACCATCCTGTTGTGGATCCTCGGGGCGGTCTTCGGCTGGCAAGAAGCGATCCTCGGCGCGTTCATGGCCACCGTCCTGCTCTTGGCCGCCGTCGGGTTCATTCTCGGGCGCAACGACTTCAGCGTGCAGTTGGACCTGCACCGCACCCGCGTGGCGGTCGGCGACCGTGCCGTCGGCGCGCTGCAGATCACGAACAAGGCATCGCGTGGCTCGGCCGCGGTCATGATGGAGCTGCCGGTGGGCCACGGCGCCACCGCGTTCAGGATTCCGCGCCTGGCCACCGGCGAACAGCATGAAGAACTGTTCACCATCCCCACCCAGCGGCGCCAGGTCCTGGATGTCGGGCCGGTGCGTTCGGTACGCCAGGACCCCTTCGCGATCCTGCGCCGCCAGGTGAAGTGGACCGACACCTACGAACTGTTCATCCACCCGAAAACCACGGCCCTGGATGGTTCCTCGGCCGGTTTCATCCGCGATCTAGAAGGCATGCCTACCTCGGATCTGTCCAACTCGGATGTCTCTTTCCACGCCCTGCGCGACTACCAGCCCGGCGATGACCGCCGGCATATCCACTGGAAATCCACGGCCCGCACCGGGGCGCTGATGGTGCGGCAGTTCGAGGAGACCCGGCGCTCGCACCTGGCGCTGAGCCTGTCGACCAACTTGGAGGAATACTCCGAGGCCCATGCCGAAGAGGACTTCGAGCTGGCCGTCTCGGTGGCCGCCTCCATCGGCCAGCAAGCGGTAGCCGAACAGCGCAAGCTGGCGATTCTCACCCAAGCAGGTCCGGTGCGCACCGACAGCGGGCGCATGATGATGGACGGGCTGACCCGTATCGAATCCGCGCCGGTGCTGCGCGACTATCTCGTGGATGTGGTGCGGCATACCGCTGACACCGTGCCCGGGGCCTCGGTGGTGTTCTTCCTGACCGGCACCGGCACCAGCGCGAAGGCATTGCGCGAAGCCTGGATGCATGTGCCCGTGGGAGTGCGGGCCATCGCTATCCGCTGCGAAGCAGGAATCGAGCCGACCCGATCGAATATTGGCGAATTGACCGTGCTCAGCCTGGGCAAGCTCGAGGAACTCGGGCTGATGCTGCGAAAGGCGGTGGCATGA
- a CDS encoding transglutaminase-like domain-containing protein, producing the protein MNKRPIWRFGVDAACLAVALLLGALGLLDAYGASPNFILAATGGILAGLALAWANVYFRLGTWRTVGIFALLYLLLGTPLATPREAAFGVLPTASSLRTLLAGLVFSWKDMLTVAPPVGSYGGVLIVAFFSTLLTAVLAGLAAWRLRSPYWALIPLLAMFVLGIAFGTRDVPLPIARGVALVAVLVGWLAWRTFMSARIAGDFNTLDVAHGESRGSQQLLVRRVIAGALVLAGAGTITAAATPLLAPENPRQVLRDALEPPVDLYDYPSPLTRFRKYVKTMADDTLLTVKGLPKGQRIRLAALDSYNGMVINVDPAAGGSFSPVGDASDIRSADSADGRETADLSIDIQDYEGVWVPAGGKLLGMDLSGDREDELARSLFYSDTSESVLSSMGLRKGDSYTAKVQFPAQPTDEQLAQVDFAQLRMPELANVPAMAGAKAADFTGTARSDLERARSLESMLSGTGFFSNGTEGQVPSLSGHGAGRITSLLDADQMIGDDEQYAVAMALMAREQGMPARVVMGFYPEEYRPDQAVKLTGSDVHAWVEIAFEGAGWVAFNPTPDEDEQPTPPEQEPKSVPQPQVLQPPPPAQDEADLPPQTAPEPQEVEEEPKTFWERWGMLIKVIGISLGSLLVLLSPLALIALLKLQRRKKRSGTGNTAERMSGGWQELLSYATDHRVATASGATRRENAAVLATGFPDLASSVATLSHRADAANFSSEQPTDEQVQKYWDDVMTHTRKMQEPLGVFGRMRVNFSPRSLIHELAAKTVKSARTFKHKNRKLPWQRK; encoded by the coding sequence ATGAACAAGCGACCGATCTGGCGTTTCGGAGTGGATGCCGCGTGCCTGGCCGTGGCCCTGCTGCTCGGCGCCCTGGGGCTTCTGGACGCCTATGGCGCCAGCCCAAATTTCATCCTGGCTGCCACCGGCGGCATTCTTGCCGGCCTGGCGCTGGCCTGGGCGAACGTCTATTTCCGGTTGGGTACTTGGCGCACCGTTGGCATCTTTGCTCTGCTGTACCTGCTGCTGGGCACCCCGCTGGCCACCCCGCGCGAGGCCGCCTTCGGCGTGCTGCCCACGGCCTCATCGCTGCGCACCTTGCTCGCTGGCCTGGTGTTCAGCTGGAAAGACATGCTCACCGTTGCCCCGCCCGTGGGCAGCTACGGCGGGGTGCTGATCGTCGCTTTCTTCTCCACCCTGCTGACCGCGGTATTGGCGGGACTGGCCGCATGGCGGCTGCGTTCGCCGTACTGGGCTTTGATTCCATTGCTGGCCATGTTTGTCCTCGGGATCGCCTTCGGCACCCGTGATGTGCCCTTGCCCATTGCCCGCGGCGTAGCCCTGGTGGCGGTCCTGGTGGGCTGGCTGGCCTGGCGCACCTTCATGTCCGCTCGGATCGCCGGCGACTTCAATACCTTGGATGTCGCTCACGGAGAGTCCCGCGGCAGCCAGCAATTGCTGGTGCGCCGCGTCATTGCCGGAGCGCTGGTATTGGCTGGCGCCGGCACCATCACGGCGGCGGCAACCCCGCTGCTGGCTCCCGAGAATCCCCGCCAGGTGCTGCGCGATGCGCTGGAACCACCGGTGGATTTGTATGACTATCCCAGCCCGCTGACCCGCTTCCGCAAGTATGTCAAGACCATGGCTGATGACACGCTGCTCACCGTCAAGGGCCTTCCCAAGGGCCAGCGCATCCGCCTGGCCGCGCTGGATTCCTATAATGGCATGGTGATCAACGTCGACCCGGCCGCCGGAGGCAGTTTCTCCCCGGTAGGCGACGCGAGCGACATCCGCTCCGCAGACTCCGCGGATGGACGGGAAACCGCGGATCTGAGCATTGATATCCAGGACTACGAAGGAGTCTGGGTCCCTGCTGGCGGAAAACTGCTGGGCATGGATCTTTCTGGCGACCGCGAAGACGAGCTAGCCCGTTCGCTGTTCTATTCCGATACCTCCGAAAGCGTGCTGAGCTCCATGGGCCTGCGCAAGGGCGACTCGTACACCGCGAAGGTGCAGTTCCCGGCGCAGCCTACCGACGAACAACTCGCGCAGGTGGACTTCGCCCAGCTGCGCATGCCGGAATTGGCCAATGTTCCAGCCATGGCGGGGGCCAAGGCCGCCGACTTCACCGGGACCGCCCGCAGCGACCTGGAACGGGCACGCAGCCTGGAATCGATGCTGTCTGGCACCGGATTCTTCTCCAACGGCACCGAGGGCCAGGTCCCGTCGCTCTCCGGCCATGGCGCAGGGCGCATCACCAGCCTGCTGGATGCGGACCAGATGATTGGCGACGACGAGCAGTATGCCGTGGCCATGGCCTTGATGGCTCGCGAACAAGGCATGCCAGCACGTGTGGTCATGGGCTTCTACCCTGAAGAATATCGTCCTGACCAGGCAGTGAAGTTGACCGGTTCCGATGTCCACGCATGGGTGGAAATCGCCTTTGAAGGCGCCGGATGGGTGGCCTTTAACCCGACTCCCGACGAGGATGAGCAGCCAACTCCGCCCGAGCAGGAGCCCAAATCCGTACCGCAGCCGCAGGTGCTGCAGCCACCGCCGCCGGCGCAGGATGAAGCGGACCTTCCGCCGCAGACCGCACCGGAACCACAGGAAGTCGAAGAAGAGCCAAAGACCTTCTGGGAACGCTGGGGCATGCTGATCAAGGTGATTGGCATTTCCCTTGGTTCCTTGCTGGTGCTGCTCTCGCCGCTGGCGCTGATTGCGCTGCTGAAACTTCAACGCCGCAAGAAGCGCTCCGGCACGGGCAACACGGCCGAACGCATGAGCGGTGGATGGCAGGAACTCTTGAGCTACGCCACGGATCATCGGGTTGCGACCGCCAGCGGGGCAACGCGCCGGGAAAACGCGGCAGTACTGGCTACCGGGTTCCCGGATCTAGCGTCCTCGGTGGCGACCTTGTCCCACCGGGCCGACGCTGCGAACTTCTCCAGCGAGCAGCCCACCGATGAGCAGGTGCAGAAGTACTGGGATGACGTCATGACACATACCCGGAAAATGCAGGAGCCGTTGGGTGTCTTCGGCCGGATGCGGGTGAATTTCTCGCCACGGTCGCTGATCCACGAACTAGCGGCCAAAACGGTCAAGAGCGCAAGAACTTTCAAACACAAGAACAGGAAATTGCCATGGCAGCGAAAATGA